In a single window of the Hoyosella subflava DQS3-9A1 genome:
- a CDS encoding gas vesicle protein, which produces MTIAQGGGNQLPTSYRSGGGSSANLADILERVLDKGLVIAGDIQVNLLDIELLTIKLRLVVASLETAKEVGIDWWEHDPWLTGRSRMAELEEQNEELRTRLAELEQKTSSTRPVREKKKKRDG; this is translated from the coding sequence ATGACAATCGCGCAAGGTGGGGGAAATCAGCTCCCCACAAGCTATCGCTCAGGCGGGGGCTCCTCCGCGAACCTCGCGGACATCCTCGAACGCGTCCTGGATAAAGGACTGGTCATTGCCGGTGATATTCAGGTCAACTTGCTGGACATCGAGCTGCTTACGATCAAGCTACGGCTAGTTGTGGCCTCACTCGAAACTGCCAAAGAAGTCGGCATCGACTGGTGGGAGCACGACCCATGGCTCACAGGGCGCAGCAGAATGGCTGAGCTTGAGGAGCAAAACGAAGAACTCCGTACGAGGCTTGCCGAGCTGGAGCAGAAGACATCGAGCACGCGCCCGGTGCGCGAAAAGAAAAAGAAGCGTGATGGGTGA
- a CDS encoding gas vesicle protein, with protein sequence MTATPAHLSPSADEPERRIALVDLLDRVLAGGVVITGDITLSIADVDLVRISLRTLISSVSALEPALRWEDDGASG encoded by the coding sequence ATGACGGCGACCCCTGCGCACTTGTCGCCCTCCGCTGACGAGCCGGAACGCCGGATCGCGTTGGTCGACCTTCTCGACCGCGTATTAGCGGGTGGTGTCGTGATCACAGGAGATATCACGCTATCGATCGCAGACGTAGACCTTGTCCGGATTTCCCTGCGCACGCTGATCTCGTCCGTCAGCGCGCTTGAACCAGCCCTCAGGTGGGAGGACGACGGTGCCAGTGGATGA
- a CDS encoding acyl-CoA dehydrogenase family protein, whose amino-acid sequence MIEWSETDLMMRDAIREFINKEVRPHIDELEHGDMPPYDLLRKLFTSFGIDVMARETVTKMLDKQRAREAAVAAGEAPPAKDATKKSGERRTSGGFGGGQESLGAILCSELCGVSMGMFAAMGVSLGLGAATIQARGTLAQKERWLPPLVTMEKVAAWALTEPDSGSDAFGGMKTSVKRDGDDYLLNGQKTFITNGPYADTVIVYAKLDEKDGTPPRDRKVLTFVLDKGMEGFTQSRPMRKMGLHSSPTGELFFDNVRLGRDRLLGETEDHEGGDGRQSAKEGFVVERMGVAAMALGVINECRRLCIEYAKDRKLWGTPIADLQLIQLKLAKMEVARVNVQNMVFQGIEMGRAGKMPSLAEASAMKWYASEAATEVAMDAVQLFGGNGYMSEYRVEQLARDAKSLMIYAGSNEVQITHVAKGLLGK is encoded by the coding sequence ATGATTGAGTGGTCCGAAACCGATCTCATGATGCGCGATGCGATCCGCGAGTTCATCAACAAAGAGGTCCGCCCGCACATCGACGAACTCGAGCACGGCGACATGCCGCCGTACGACCTGCTGCGAAAGCTCTTCACGTCGTTCGGCATCGACGTGATGGCTCGTGAAACCGTGACAAAGATGCTCGACAAACAGCGGGCACGAGAGGCGGCTGTCGCAGCGGGCGAAGCCCCACCCGCCAAGGACGCCACCAAGAAGTCCGGCGAACGGCGAACTTCGGGCGGCTTTGGCGGAGGACAAGAATCGCTCGGCGCGATTCTGTGCAGCGAGCTTTGCGGCGTAAGCATGGGGATGTTCGCCGCCATGGGCGTCAGCCTTGGTTTGGGAGCCGCAACTATCCAGGCACGGGGCACACTCGCGCAGAAGGAACGCTGGCTCCCCCCACTCGTCACCATGGAGAAGGTAGCCGCCTGGGCTCTCACCGAGCCCGATTCTGGTTCCGATGCGTTCGGTGGCATGAAAACCAGCGTCAAACGCGACGGCGACGACTACCTGCTCAACGGCCAGAAAACCTTCATCACGAACGGACCCTATGCAGACACCGTGATCGTCTACGCGAAGCTAGACGAGAAAGACGGCACACCGCCGCGCGACCGCAAGGTACTGACATTCGTGCTCGACAAAGGTATGGAGGGTTTCACCCAATCCCGGCCAATGCGCAAAATGGGTCTCCACTCCTCCCCCACCGGTGAACTGTTCTTCGACAACGTCCGCCTCGGCCGCGACCGCCTTCTCGGCGAAACCGAGGACCACGAAGGCGGAGACGGCCGCCAAAGCGCCAAAGAAGGCTTCGTCGTAGAGCGGATGGGCGTAGCTGCAATGGCCCTCGGCGTCATCAATGAGTGTCGGCGCCTGTGCATCGAGTATGCGAAGGACAGAAAACTTTGGGGCACACCTATAGCCGATCTGCAGCTGATTCAGCTCAAACTCGCGAAGATGGAGGTGGCGCGCGTCAACGTCCAGAACATGGTGTTCCAGGGCATCGAAATGGGACGCGCAGGCAAGATGCCCTCCTTGGCGGAAGCATCGGCGATGAAGTGGTACGCCTCTGAAGCTGCCACTGAGGTGGCTATGGACGCCGTACAACTCTTCGGTGGCAACGGATACATGTCGGAGTACCGAGTCGAACAGCTTGCGCGCGACGCTAAGTCGCTGATGATCTACGCGGGCAGCAACGAAGTCCAGATCACCCACGTCGCGAAGGGATTGCTAGGAAAATGA
- the gvpO gene encoding gas vesicle protein GvpO: MASESSDTSKEGTLAPMEAAQVAARLLAELTGKEPQGVTSLAPADEGWEVEVEVVEDHRVPSSADILSLYEIQIDQEGNLLSWRRTRRYPRGRGDEAQ, from the coding sequence ATGGCGAGTGAGAGTAGCGACACCAGCAAAGAGGGCACGCTAGCACCGATGGAGGCTGCGCAGGTGGCCGCCCGGCTCCTAGCGGAACTGACCGGTAAGGAACCGCAGGGAGTTACCTCGCTGGCACCAGCCGACGAGGGCTGGGAAGTGGAGGTGGAAGTCGTCGAAGATCATAGGGTTCCATCCTCAGCCGACATCTTGTCTCTCTACGAGATTCAGATCGACCAGGAGGGGAATCTCCTCTCGTGGCGGCGGACCAGGCGTTACCCGCGTGGCCGGGGAGATGAGGCGCAATGA
- a CDS encoding gas vesicle protein GvpG: MGLITGILGLPLLPVRGVVAVAEVIRDQVDQEMHSPGAVRRDLETLAGQREAGEISAAEETEGQQQILDRMSKPRGEPPGKAEGGAQENGE, from the coding sequence ATGGGACTTATCACCGGAATCCTCGGCCTTCCGCTGCTGCCCGTGCGAGGGGTAGTGGCGGTAGCCGAGGTCATCCGTGATCAAGTCGATCAGGAGATGCATTCGCCAGGTGCTGTGCGCCGTGATCTCGAAACTCTCGCGGGACAACGCGAAGCAGGAGAAATCTCTGCAGCGGAGGAGACCGAGGGCCAGCAACAAATCCTCGACCGGATGAGTAAGCCGCGAGGGGAACCACCTGGCAAGGCAGAAGGCGGTGCACAGGAAAATGGCGAGTGA
- the gvpJ gene encoding gas vesicle protein GvpJ has translation MTTAIQPAQQNSGAGTVARPNSSSLADVVDTILDKGLVIDAFVRVSLVGIELLTIDARIVVASVDTYLRFAEAVNRLELGTEEPKDLSDLTESITSGGAKSKTKGMLEAAGEKVGDLLGNGDEKEAEKEDEKEKVETKGRSRKAKA, from the coding sequence ATGACAACTGCAATTCAGCCAGCGCAGCAGAACTCTGGCGCCGGGACCGTCGCCAGACCGAATTCCTCGAGCCTCGCTGATGTCGTTGACACCATTCTTGACAAAGGACTCGTCATCGACGCGTTCGTGCGCGTCTCCCTTGTAGGGATCGAGCTGTTGACCATCGACGCGCGGATCGTGGTCGCGAGTGTTGACACTTACTTGCGATTCGCCGAGGCAGTCAATCGTCTCGAACTAGGGACCGAGGAACCGAAGGATCTGAGCGATCTGACTGAGAGCATCACTTCAGGCGGTGCGAAGTCCAAGACCAAGGGAATGCTGGAAGCGGCTGGTGAAAAGGTTGGAGATCTTCTCGGCAACGGCGATGAGAAAGAAGCCGAGAAAGAGGACGAGAAGGAAAAGGTAGAGACGAAAGGGCGATCGAGGAAGGCGAAGGCGTGA
- a CDS encoding PstS family phosphate ABC transporter substrate-binding protein, translating into MRNLLARRALPAASVAALTILVTPGCSSSEAAAPIEVSGSSTVAPITEAIARDGRFDVEVTAEGTTDGFDRFCSGETPINNASEAIPGPGQRTDYVAMCAENGVEYIELPIGLDALSLVRNEANDFADDLTMDELKRIWSPDSEITSWRDIRPDWPAQPISLYGRPDGSGTFDYFTHFAVGEAGSIRSDYRATDDMTELARWIAEDENSLGFMGAGNYLAADEEYRDRIANVAVDGVSPSRTNAQDGTYQPLTRPLFIYVSAAAFEDAAVTEFVDHYLRTVRGMLPRVFFYALPTDAYPLVQQRFEDRITGTMFGGDPFAERPILQALQGS; encoded by the coding sequence GTGCGTAACCTTCTCGCTCGGCGGGCGCTTCCTGCGGCTTCCGTGGCAGCGCTCACAATACTTGTCACACCGGGATGTAGCAGCTCAGAGGCAGCGGCACCGATTGAGGTGTCCGGATCGTCGACGGTCGCTCCGATTACTGAAGCGATTGCGCGAGACGGCCGCTTCGACGTCGAGGTCACCGCGGAAGGCACAACCGACGGGTTTGACCGTTTCTGCAGCGGCGAAACTCCGATCAACAACGCTTCCGAAGCGATCCCCGGCCCTGGGCAGCGGACGGACTATGTTGCGATGTGCGCCGAGAACGGTGTCGAGTACATCGAGCTTCCGATCGGTCTCGATGCGCTCAGCTTAGTGCGCAACGAGGCGAACGACTTCGCTGACGACCTGACGATGGACGAGTTGAAGCGCATTTGGTCACCAGATTCCGAAATCACGAGCTGGAGGGATATTCGCCCTGACTGGCCCGCACAGCCGATCAGCCTGTACGGGCGCCCTGACGGTTCGGGAACGTTCGACTATTTCACGCACTTCGCTGTGGGTGAAGCTGGCTCAATTAGAAGTGACTACCGTGCTACGGACGACATGACGGAACTCGCGCGCTGGATCGCCGAAGATGAAAACAGTCTCGGATTCATGGGCGCCGGGAACTACCTGGCCGCGGACGAGGAGTACCGCGACCGCATCGCGAACGTGGCAGTTGATGGCGTCTCACCGAGCCGCACCAATGCCCAGGACGGGACGTATCAGCCACTTACTCGCCCGCTCTTCATCTACGTATCGGCAGCAGCCTTCGAGGATGCCGCCGTCACCGAATTCGTGGACCATTACCTAAGAACGGTACGTGGGATGCTGCCGCGAGTGTTCTTCTACGCACTCCCGACGGACGCATACCCCCTGGTCCAGCAGCGGTTCGAAGACCGGATCACGGGAACGATGTTCGGTGGGGACCCATTCGCGGAGCGCCCAATCCTGCAAGCGCTGCAGGGCAGCTGA
- a CDS encoding TetR/AcrR family transcriptional regulator, which produces MAAPDDSPKGPERRVWAGTTLEERRAERRRNLVDTALSLIGGEGCTAVTVRSVCRKAGLTDRYFYENFDGRDDLVVTTFNEVVGEALALLRDSISRLPDDSLETRARTIVNAFLSFAIDDPRKGRLLLVEPLAEKALTGVGVTFGPIITKLMRAQFPAGPDRPSRTSRAMTALGLTGSLGALFSAWLGGTLHVTRDELTDHCVILILNSYAPRRPASPLLIDGPIRSPID; this is translated from the coding sequence ATGGCTGCCCCGGACGATTCACCCAAAGGACCAGAGCGAAGGGTTTGGGCTGGCACCACACTGGAGGAACGACGGGCCGAGCGCAGGCGGAATCTGGTGGACACCGCGCTCTCTCTGATTGGAGGCGAGGGCTGCACAGCGGTCACGGTCCGGTCTGTCTGCCGCAAAGCCGGCCTGACGGACCGATACTTCTACGAGAACTTCGATGGTCGCGACGATCTTGTCGTTACAACCTTCAACGAAGTGGTCGGAGAAGCTCTCGCTCTTCTTCGCGACTCCATCTCCCGCCTGCCCGATGATTCGCTGGAAACGCGTGCGCGCACGATCGTCAATGCTTTCCTTTCATTCGCCATCGATGATCCCCGCAAGGGCAGGCTTCTACTCGTAGAGCCACTCGCTGAGAAAGCACTGACCGGCGTCGGTGTCACGTTCGGTCCCATAATCACTAAGTTGATGCGCGCGCAGTTTCCCGCCGGACCCGATCGACCGAGCCGCACCTCCCGCGCGATGACCGCCCTTGGACTCACCGGATCTCTCGGTGCCCTCTTCTCTGCGTGGCTCGGCGGCACATTGCACGTCACCCGCGACGAACTCACCGATCACTGCGTCATCCTCATCCTCAATTCCTACGCACCGCGACGCCCGGCTTCTCCACTCCTGATTGACGGTCCTATACGATCACCAATAGATTGA
- a CDS encoding Na/Pi symporter → MRTSPADRHTLDARWLRRPTGNLVLYVNRSPLRYLPVGFRTASDGPLVALSDHKHIRIGAQMSNLPAGGASATVDIEAPRPPSLLRGPLDFLPLSGQAQKYANWLGVVAGVYVLITAVSLIGAGFKAATGDQAGQLFQFASNPFIALMIGVLATAATQSSSTTTSITVGLVAGGLPLEIAIPVLMGANIGTTLTNTLVSLGMVRDKEGFKRAFAAATIHDFFNLIAVAIFLPLELMFGILARSSAWLAGQTSGTDGGIFATVFGGLGEFVKAVTTPGADAVKWAAGPLPDPWYGISLIFIGIALILFVISFIGKLLKVLMVGKAADVLHTAIGRGPLTGITSGAVVTVMVQSSSTTTSLAVPLAGSGQFSLRQIYPFTIGANIGTTVTALIAAFGFTGIEASLALQAAYVHLLFNLFATVLIFGLPFLRVLPLRGASWLAGMATENKLYAAAWVLGVFVAIPLALIALTVLF, encoded by the coding sequence ATGCGTACATCACCAGCCGATAGGCACACCCTGGATGCCAGGTGGCTACGCCGACCTACGGGCAATCTCGTGCTGTACGTCAACCGTTCACCTCTGCGTTACCTTCCCGTGGGATTCCGCACGGCTTCCGATGGTCCGCTTGTGGCGTTGTCCGACCATAAGCACATCCGGATTGGAGCACAGATGTCCAACCTGCCAGCGGGGGGCGCGTCTGCGACCGTTGACATTGAGGCTCCCCGCCCGCCGTCACTCCTACGCGGTCCACTGGATTTTCTGCCGCTCAGCGGCCAGGCGCAGAAGTACGCCAACTGGCTCGGCGTCGTCGCTGGCGTCTACGTACTGATCACCGCAGTGAGTCTGATCGGGGCAGGCTTCAAGGCAGCCACGGGCGATCAGGCTGGCCAGCTGTTCCAGTTCGCGTCCAATCCCTTTATCGCCCTGATGATCGGCGTACTGGCAACCGCAGCCACCCAATCCTCCTCGACCACCACCTCGATAACTGTCGGTCTGGTCGCCGGCGGCCTGCCCCTGGAAATCGCGATTCCGGTACTGATGGGCGCCAATATCGGTACAACACTGACGAACACACTGGTCAGCCTGGGCATGGTGCGCGACAAAGAAGGCTTCAAACGCGCTTTCGCCGCGGCCACCATCCACGACTTCTTCAACCTGATTGCGGTGGCGATCTTTCTGCCGCTCGAGTTGATGTTCGGTATCCTTGCACGGTCTTCCGCCTGGCTGGCAGGCCAGACCTCCGGGACCGACGGTGGTATTTTCGCGACAGTCTTCGGCGGTCTCGGCGAGTTCGTCAAAGCGGTAACCACACCCGGCGCAGATGCCGTGAAGTGGGCTGCTGGCCCGCTCCCCGACCCGTGGTACGGCATTTCGCTGATCTTCATCGGCATCGCCCTGATCCTGTTTGTCATCAGCTTCATCGGAAAGCTGCTGAAGGTCCTGATGGTGGGCAAAGCCGCTGATGTACTGCATACCGCCATCGGCCGCGGTCCTCTCACCGGCATCACGTCTGGGGCGGTGGTAACGGTGATGGTGCAGTCCTCCTCAACGACCACCAGCCTGGCAGTACCCTTGGCCGGCTCTGGACAGTTCTCACTACGCCAGATCTATCCCTTCACAATCGGCGCGAACATCGGCACAACGGTGACCGCACTCATTGCTGCTTTCGGGTTCACCGGGATCGAGGCCTCCCTCGCACTACAAGCCGCGTACGTGCACCTGCTGTTCAACCTTTTCGCGACAGTGCTGATCTTCGGACTTCCATTCCTGCGCGTCCTTCCGCTGCGGGGCGCAAGCTGGCTCGCTGGAATGGCCACAGAGAACAAGCTCTACGCGGCCGCCTGGGTGCTCGGCGTATTTGTCGCGATACCACTCGCCCTCATCGCCCTCACCGTCCTCTTCTGA
- a CDS encoding GvpL/GvpF family gas vesicle protein: MTEQTSTAVESSGPEGTAIYVYGIVLASDGNEGAESLPEAGPVVGGGEQAVRQVRRGKLAALVSELSPDHPLGKPEDLMAHARIVDQVAAKASVLPFKFGAVVTDEQAVKDELIGPNEDQFLSALKALDGQAEFLVKGRYIEEAVLREVLAENPDAGKLRDQIAGQLEDVTRDARIALGEVVNQAIEAKRQADTQLVAQMLEPFASVTNVREATNELDAAAIAVLAPRSQQKDIEQAVGELAKNWDGRVDITLFGPIAAYDFVVTQASEA, translated from the coding sequence ATGACTGAACAAACCAGTACCGCCGTTGAATCATCAGGGCCGGAAGGTACCGCCATTTACGTTTACGGAATTGTCCTGGCGAGCGACGGGAATGAGGGAGCCGAATCACTGCCAGAGGCGGGGCCAGTGGTTGGCGGCGGTGAGCAGGCTGTCAGACAGGTCCGGCGCGGGAAGCTAGCCGCCCTCGTGAGCGAACTCTCCCCTGATCATCCCCTCGGGAAGCCTGAAGACTTGATGGCCCACGCGCGTATCGTGGATCAGGTAGCGGCAAAGGCGTCGGTGTTGCCTTTCAAGTTCGGCGCTGTCGTCACAGACGAGCAGGCGGTGAAAGACGAGTTGATTGGCCCCAACGAGGATCAATTCTTGTCTGCCCTGAAGGCGTTGGACGGGCAGGCTGAGTTTCTCGTGAAGGGCCGCTACATCGAAGAGGCCGTGCTGCGTGAAGTGCTGGCGGAAAACCCCGACGCCGGGAAGTTGCGAGATCAGATCGCCGGGCAACTGGAAGATGTCACCCGAGACGCGCGCATAGCGCTCGGCGAGGTAGTAAACCAGGCGATTGAAGCGAAACGCCAAGCAGACACACAGTTAGTGGCACAGATGCTCGAACCTTTCGCATCGGTGACGAACGTGCGCGAAGCGACCAACGAACTTGACGCTGCCGCGATCGCAGTGCTCGCGCCCCGCAGCCAGCAGAAAGACATCGAGCAAGCGGTCGGTGAGCTCGCCAAGAACTGGGACGGCCGTGTCGACATCACCCTGTTCGGGCCGATCGCCGCGTACGACTTCGTCGTCACGCAAGCATCGGAGGCCTGA
- a CDS encoding PaaI family thioesterase: MSDEPPYLMMANAGIEHMLPPAHRMGVKIVELEKGRVVGEVPVDGNTNHIGTVYAGVLFTVAEVLGGAICLPTFDSAKFYPIVKDVQIRFRRPATTTIRATAVLPSDIVEAVAEAAEANGKADFELEAELADTSGQVVASTHGIYQLRKHGT, from the coding sequence ATGAGTGACGAACCTCCCTACCTCATGATGGCCAACGCCGGGATCGAGCACATGCTGCCGCCAGCGCACCGCATGGGCGTCAAGATTGTCGAGCTCGAGAAAGGCCGTGTCGTCGGTGAGGTACCCGTGGACGGCAACACGAACCATATCGGGACCGTTTACGCGGGAGTGCTGTTCACCGTCGCTGAGGTGCTCGGCGGTGCAATCTGTTTGCCGACATTCGACAGCGCGAAGTTCTACCCCATCGTGAAGGATGTGCAAATCCGTTTTCGTCGTCCGGCCACCACGACGATTCGTGCGACAGCCGTGCTCCCATCTGACATCGTGGAGGCAGTTGCTGAAGCGGCGGAAGCGAATGGCAAAGCAGACTTCGAACTAGAGGCCGAACTCGCCGACACTAGTGGGCAGGTAGTCGCTTCCACCCACGGGATCTATCAGTTGCGCAAGCACGGAACGTAA
- a CDS encoding GvpL/GvpF family gas vesicle protein translates to MGEPTGLWMYAVTPGGLELEHLNGLEGVGGGEPRAVEAAGLVAVVEAVPLTEFGEEALHHNLENLSWLEKVARAHDAVIAAVTKDVSAVPLRLATVCLDDDRVRAILKERSAEFSKALRLIEGRSEWGLRAHLRRADDTSGTTAGSTGQAKRSSGTVQRGAGAAYLQRRRTQLTARQEAERAAAEAVNAVHQELCKYAVGARRQPPPSQQLTGTAEPVLLNGTYLVDQARTGDFLAAVEEMQATSPALRLVLTGPWPPYSFTAAAQATVPTTRGGGEQSR, encoded by the coding sequence ATGGGTGAGCCCACGGGACTCTGGATGTACGCCGTCACTCCTGGAGGCCTCGAGTTGGAGCATCTGAATGGTCTCGAAGGCGTGGGTGGAGGGGAGCCGCGCGCCGTCGAAGCGGCGGGCCTCGTAGCAGTGGTCGAGGCAGTGCCGCTCACAGAGTTCGGTGAGGAAGCGTTGCATCACAACCTGGAGAACCTGAGCTGGCTGGAGAAGGTCGCGAGGGCCCACGACGCCGTCATAGCAGCAGTGACGAAGGACGTATCCGCTGTTCCCTTGCGGCTAGCGACGGTGTGCCTTGATGACGATCGTGTACGCGCGATACTAAAGGAGCGGTCAGCGGAGTTTTCCAAAGCACTCCGGCTCATCGAAGGCCGCTCAGAGTGGGGCCTCCGCGCGCATTTGCGCCGAGCGGACGATACATCGGGAACCACGGCAGGTTCGACGGGACAAGCGAAGCGGTCTTCTGGCACCGTCCAGCGCGGTGCAGGCGCGGCGTACCTCCAGCGGCGCCGCACCCAGCTCACTGCCCGGCAAGAAGCGGAACGCGCCGCAGCCGAGGCCGTGAACGCCGTACATCAAGAACTCTGTAAGTATGCGGTGGGCGCACGGCGGCAACCCCCTCCGAGCCAGCAACTCACGGGAACAGCTGAACCCGTGCTGTTGAACGGTACGTACCTCGTTGACCAAGCCCGGACAGGCGATTTCCTCGCCGCGGTGGAGGAAATGCAAGCCACGAGTCCAGCGCTGCGGCTCGTGCTCACCGGGCCGTGGCCTCCTTATTCGTTTACAGCGGCTGCGCAGGCGACTGTTCCGACGACACGTGGCGGTGGGGAGCAGAGTCGATGA
- a CDS encoding gas vesicle protein K — MPVDEGPGGNEHELTRRIDASPESVERGLASLVLTIVELLRQLMERQALRRVEVGDLSEDQIENIGQTLMLLDEKMQELLEHFDLTPADLNIDLGPLGPLLGPD, encoded by the coding sequence GTGCCAGTGGATGAGGGGCCGGGGGGAAACGAGCACGAACTGACTCGCCGGATCGACGCGAGCCCTGAATCCGTTGAACGGGGCCTCGCTAGTCTTGTGCTCACTATCGTGGAGTTGTTGCGTCAGCTTATGGAGAGACAAGCATTGCGAAGAGTCGAAGTGGGTGATCTCAGCGAGGACCAGATCGAAAACATCGGCCAGACACTTATGCTGCTCGACGAGAAAATGCAAGAACTGCTAGAGCACTTCGATCTGACCCCCGCAGACCTCAACATCGACCTCGGGCCGCTGGGGCCACTGCTGGGGCCAGACTGA